The Cygnus olor isolate bCygOlo1 chromosome 22, bCygOlo1.pri.v2, whole genome shotgun sequence DNA window ATGGGGTCAGatgggcggcggggccggccaGCACATCCCCAAACCCTGTTCTCTGTCAGCCCGTCCTCGCCAGccctccccgtgcctcagtttccccagctgaGCCGCGGGAGGCGGATCCATCGGGGTACCTGCCCATGAGGCTGGCGGCCCCGGTGCCGGCGCTGTCGTGCACCTCCACGAAGTCGAAGCTGCAGTCCTCGTGCGGCTCCAGGCTGAAGTTGTGGAAGCGCAGGTCGACGACGTGGCCCACGGGCACCGAGATCTGCCAGAGGCACAGCTACCGGGGCAGCCGGGGACGCCGTGAAGCCGGGCAGGGGCACCCGCTCTCCCCGACGGGAGGaagccttcctccccacctgccctcctcctcctcctcccaccaccacccctcctCTCACCTGCTGGTGCGGGTAGGGCTGGGGATGGCTCGGGGTGGAGAAATGCCCCTCCAGGGCTGTCAGCGGGCCCCCGCACTCTGGGGACACACACACCATGTGGCTGTACCCCCGTCCCCTCTCCCTACACCCCATCTcaaccccccccctcccccccccccggtgctggggagggggctgcatgCTGCCGGCCCACCTTTGTGCTTCAGGCTGCAGTTGGCCTCGTCGCTGCGGTCCTCGCAGTCGTGGAAGCCGTCGCAGACGAAGCCCAGGTGGATGCAGAGCCCCCGGTCGCACAAGTGCTCGTCCCAGGCGCAGCTCTCTGCGGCGCGGGAGGTGGGTGTCTGGTGGCGGTGCCCTGcgcaccccctgccccaggccccccgggggttttgggggggcgATCCCGCACGGGGGGGTGCTCACTCTCATCGGGGGCCACGGCACGGTAGCGGGCGCTGAAGCCCGGGGCGCCCACGCTGCCGTCGGAGACGAAGGTGACGCGCAGGAGGTTGGAGTTGGTGTTGAAGGTCGGGGGCACCACGTTGCCGCAGAAcctgggggcagcagccagcGGTGGCACCGCTCGCCCCCCCGGGGGCGATGCCGAACCCCTTCCCGCGTCCTACCTGGTGGTgcccccccgggccggggcAGGATCCGTGCCGCCGGCCCCTTGCTCCTCGTAGAGCTCCAGGCGGTCGAAGAGGCAGGACGCGGTGCCCTCCACGCTGAACGCCTCCATCCGCAGCTGGATGGCGAGGCCGGCGGCCACCTCGATGCGCCAGACGCAGAGCGCGTGGGGCGGGTAGGGGCCGGGGTGGTTGGGGGAGCTGAAGGAGCCCTCGGGGCCCCGCAGGGTCCCACCGCAGGCTGCCCGGGGACAAACGGCACGGCGGTGAGCCAGCACCACAGGACATCACCGCGCTGGTGTGCACGGGACTCACCCGGTGGCGGCGTGCTGGCTGTAGGCAGCTGGCTCCGGGTTGGGGTGGCGGCTGTttggggggccggggggggtcTTGGGGTGGGTGCTgcggtggtggtggcggtgCCACgggcgggcagggctgcggcGGGGGAGGTGGGTGGCCGCGGGGACGTCAGCTCTGAGCCCAGGGGAAGAATTGCtgcagggtggggagggggctcgggAAGCCCACCTAGCCCCACGTATCGGGTCCCACACTGCTTTCACCGTGTCCTGGTGAGACCCTCCGTGGTCCTGCACGTGGGGACCCCCCTTCCCGGGGAGGTGCAGAGCAGGACGGGTGTCCTCACCATGCCCCGAGCCCCCTCGGAGCCAGCtccgtgtccccagccccacggacacggcacggccccccccagcccggcacTCACGGTGGATGACGATGGCCAGCAGGAGGGcgatgaggaagaggaggacgGCGCTCATCAGGGCCACGCAGAGCCAGGTGAACCTGCAGTCGGCCCGGTACCGCCAGCCCGCCTGGCCCCACAGCTGCCGGCCTGCGGGAGGGCGAGGAGAGCgggcagagcagggtgctgccGTGCCCCCACCCTGCCACCCCCTGTCCGGCTGGCCGAGCCCGGCCTCTTGTCCCCCTTGGGACCCTCTTGTCCCCCCTGGGACCCTCTTGTCCCCCCTGGGacccccaggcagccccacaCCCCGGTGATGAGCTCCCCACGGGTGCTCCCAGTGGCCCCGTGGACACGGGCGCGCGTACAAACCCCAGGCAGGTACCGAGGACATCCCGGGGCGACGCGGGGCTGATCCTGTCCTTGTCTGGGGACGTTTCTGGGGGCTCCTCGCCCTCGAAGACGGGGTTGCAGAACTCGGTCTGCACAAAAGGCGGGCGGCACCGCGGGGATGGCGTTGTGGGGACACGCAGGTGGCCGTGGGGGACCCATCGGGCAGCTCCCCCACCCCGGCCCTACCTTGCTGTGGTCCAGAGCCTCGGGGCAAAGCGTGATTTCGGTGAAGTCCTTCATGGCAGCAGGCGGTTCCCAGCACGGTTAAAATCCTCCCTGGTGTGCCACGTCCCCGGGCACGGCCACCCGTTGTGCCACCCGCGCCCCCCCGCCTGTCCCCATGGCAcacagcaggcagcctgcacCAGCTGCGCCCCGTGGAGACCCCAAAACCATGCGCGGGGAGCCCTGGGCGGCCCCGTCCCCTCCGCCGGCCCCTTCGCCCTGCCCCGTTAATCCAGCTCAGCTGAGGATGCCGAGGTCAGGCCCTGGCACCGAGATCCAGCATCTTAAAGGGGAAAGTGTGCTCGCTCGGGAGCTGGGAGCCCATCCCACAGCCTTCAGGGAGCCTGTTTTGGGGTGCACGGAGGGGCTGCTTGGTTTTCCTGGTGCCTCCAGGTGTCCCCAAAGGGTCTGTGATGGGGAGCCCGGGCTGAgcacctccctcctgcccccacaTCTCCTTGTGCTGGATGTctgagccccagcacccccattcCCGCTGCCCCCTTAATGCCCGGGTGCCTGCCCCGTGCCTGAGCCGGGCAGAAAGGGGCCTTTGTTCAGGGGCTTTGGGGGCAGAGCGCGGGTGCTGGAcggctggaggagaaggaaaggctccccctgccccaggaaCCGGGGGCCACCGCCTCCCCTTTTGTCCCCGTGGGGTGCTGGCTCACGGCTGCTCCTCatcctgcctcagtttccctgctgCTCCCGGAGCTCCTGTCCCTCTCCTGGTGGCGCAGAGCCAAGCACACGCGCACAGCGCTCCGTTCCAGCTGCAATTTATTCCTGCACGAGTCTCCCTTGTACGAGACACATCCTGCCCATCTTGCTTACACAGTAAACGAGCcacctgcccagcagcagcgctgccccaGCCTGGGACCTCGGGCAGGGCGGGATGGGGGGGGAGAATAAATTAGAGAAAAGGCTAAAAAAGGCCACTGGCGTTCGCTAGCCGGAGGACGGAGCAGCGGGGCCAGAGGGGGGGGACGAGCATccccgggggggctcctggTTTCGGGGGGAAGAAAGCCCCGGTTGCAGACGGTCCTGGGGAGCCGctgtcctccccccccccccccccgcaggacGGACGCCCCCGTGCCACCCCGGCGCCCCCCGAATGGTTTAAGGCACCGTCGTATGAGGAGGCAGGTGAACACCCGCCCGCAGCATCCCCGGCTGCAAAATGTCCCGACCACCCCGGACAAATTCCTCCCGGGGGGTCCGTCAGTCGGGGCCTGAACTCGGGCTGCTCGTGGAGCACGGGAGGAGGCCACCGGAGGGCTGGAGTCCTTGGCCAGGAGGTTTGGAGCAGCTCGCGAATCCTCCGGGACGGATGAGCAGTGCCAAGAGGGGTGCTGGAGGCACCGCGGGTCCCCAGCGCCGGGTGCTCCCCGTGGGAGCGCAGCTCCCGGCCCCACGCCCGCCGAGTCCCTCGCTCGGTGCTTTTTATTACACAgcaaaaaaggccaaaaaaaaaaaaaaaaaaagaaaaaaaaaaaaagaaagaaaaaaaacctacccCAAGGTAAAAACCAACCACCGGGGGGGTGCCGGAGCTGCCTGGGTCCTGCCCTCAGCCCGCAGCTGGGGGGGTTTGCTcctggctgcctcctgctgcagcccctccgAGCCTCCAAGCTGCACCcaggggggggggcaaaaagcCAAAATCCTGGGGGGTGTCCAGCTCCGGGGGGATGCCCGGGGAGGCTACATGCGGGAGGACGGGCTGGCCAGCTCGTAGAACAGCAGGTAGGCGTCGCTGCTGCGGACGTGGCTGGAGGACATCGGGGTGACGCTGCAGGGACGGGAGACATGCCATGAGTGGCGGGGGGTCCCACGCAGTGCTCCCCCCTGTTGTCCCCCCCACCCAGGGCCTCACCGGGAGTCGTTGAAGCTGTGCCACTCGCCGGAGACGGGGCTCTTGCAGTAGGCGGTGTAGTGTCCCCCCATGGTGGTGCCCGAGTGGTTGGAGACGGCGTAGAGGTTGTAAACGGCGTGGTCTGCGGGCGGCGAGGGCGGTGCTCAGCgagattccccccccccccgggggcctGCGGCCCCCACCCCACACCTCTGCCCCCTCCCAAGGACCCCTCCGGGCACGGTCCCGGCACTCACTGCAGCTCTGCGAGGCGAATTCCCGGAGGTCCAGGTCCTTCAGCTGGAAGTTGACGAAGGTGGTGAGCTTGCTCGCTCGTATCCTGGCCTCCGAGAAGCGCTTCaggtcttggggggggggggggaccacGTTAAGGAAGTGGGGAGCCAAAGGGGAGCCCCCCAAAAAGCCACCTCCCTCCACCGGCATCCCCCCACCCTGGGCCTGCGGCGCAAAGGATACGAAGCACCAGGATCTTGGGGAACTTCTGGATGCTGAATTTCTTCGTGCACCTCGTCCTGGCTTTGCAGCGACAGCACGTCTGCGGGCAGCAAACAACACGAGCAGCGGGGTGAGGGCTCAGCCTGCCCCCCGTAAGCCCCCCCATGCCCCCACCCCACGCCCCGTACCGGTTTCTCGTCCCCATCCAGCACGTCCTCTTTGGTGAAGAGCCGGAGGCAGTCCATGAGCGTCACCTCGCCGTAGCCTTTCTGCGGGAGCAGGGAGCGGTCAGGGGCAGGGAATGCAGGccggggggcttgggggggggcagcggggacccCTCACCTTGGGGATGGGCAGGGAGAGGTCCCAGAAGGGGTCGAAGGCTGTGGAGCAGTAGCCGCACTCGCTGCAGGTCAGGGAACTCTTCAGCTGCCCAACGAAGAGGTCTGGGGGCGACGGGACGAAAAAGGGTGGGACGAAGAGGGGTGGGACGAAGGATGGATGAAGAAGGACGAGATGAAGAAGGATGAGACCCCCGACCCCCCCATCCATCCCTGCCCGCCTCTCCCCAGCGCCCCGCTCACCGCTAACCCGGCTGTCCTCCCGCTCCTGGTACCTCCTCCACATCTGGCGGCTCTTCTCGTCGTCGCTGCGAGGCGGAGAGGCAGAACGGTGCTGagcgctgctgctggcacccgcgggcagcccccggccccctgccccagcGCTCACTTACGGGAGGTGGTCCAGGGTGTCGGCGCTGGCCCGCGGCCGCACCAGCACGCGGTTCACCTCGCCGTGCAGCCCGTCGAGGAGGAACCTCAGGAACTCCTGCGCGTCCTGCTGGCTGCGAGACAGGGGGCACGGGCGGTgaggggccgggcggggggctcagcaccctctCCCCGCCACCCACAGCCCCTACTTGTAGCCGACGAAGCGGGGGGCGTATCGCTGGATCTGCGTCTTGAACTCGGAGGGGCTCACGCTGTCGTTGGGGGACGAGGTCCAGAGCAGCTGGATCAGCTTGGCGAATTCTGCGTGCGGAGACGTGGCTCAGCGCcgcggggatggggacgggtGTCCCGTGGATGTCCCCGCCCCCTGTGTCCCCCCAAACCTGGGGGTGCAcagctgggggggtgggggggtgccGTTACCTGCCATGAGCGCCGTGCGCATGCGGCTGTTGTTGTTGAGGTCCCGCAGGTACTGGTTCTGCAGGCAGTAATCCCGCAGCTCCCTGGTGTTGCTCAGGCACTGCAGGATGGAGTTCATGAAGCACTGGGGgaggcaaagggaaaaaaaaaaaccatggcAACGGGAGGCGGAGGGAGGCGGGTGGCGATGGGGGGGACACCCGGGAAGGGTGGGCAGAGGATGGGGACAAAGCAGGACGGAGAGCAGGCACCCCCCGTCCTCCAGCACCATTGGGAGTGGGGTGTGGAGCTCCTGGAGCGAGAACGTGGGTCTGGGGGTGAGGGAAGGGACGGGGTGCCCGACACCCCCCCCAGCTGTGCCCGCAGAAGGACACGGTGCGAGCCAGGAGCCCCGCAAGCACTCACCGTGTTGCCCAGGTTCCGCAGGCCGGTCAGCCCCTGCACCGCCTTGGAGCTCTGTGGAgagagggagcagggctgagacAAGCTGGCCATGAGGGCCACCAGCCCATGGGGTCACCAGCACCCGCGTGGGGCAGCCCCCAGGTGGGCACGGAGCAGGGCCGGCACCGCGGCTGCTCCCGGCGCCGGCTGAGCGCAGGACGGTGGCCGAGGACCCGTCCTGGTGCTCAGCTCCCTGTCCCGGGATGACACCCAGGGCTCAAAGTCCCCCTCGCTACCCCGTGCCCTGGGCTGCGGGCCAGGCTGGCCGCCCCCTGCCTCCTTTGTGCCCCGGGAAGCTGGGGGTGGCATTGCCCCACGGTGCCCCACGGTTGCTCATCCCCTCCAGGACACCCCATGCCAGCACCACGCGGATTTGTGCACGGCTCCTTTGTGGGATTAAATCCAGCgagggtgctgcagggtgcaCCCCCGGGTCGGTGCCGGGGCAGCCCTGCTGACGGTGCCCcccacccagctcctgcaggttGCTGCGGGTCCTCCCGCGGGTGCCCGCCCGGGCTGCCTGCTCCGGGCgtgaggagggggaggaggaggagaggagggggcccagcagctctgaaatAGCAGCAGCTGGTGCGCGTGtgggaggtgctgagcacccagcCCTGACAGCAGCCCAAAATAACCCAGATACAGTTACACGTGCGCCTTAGCGATGGTGCAGGCATCACCCACCGCAGGGCCACCGGCACCGGCGGGCACCCAGGTGCCTTGTGCGGCCACACGCggctctgcagggcagccccgtgccccggCGGGGTGCTGGCCCCGTGTCCCAGCACCCTAAATCCCTGCGGAGGTGCCTGGGCacctcctgtccctgccctgggaAGGGCACGGTGGCAGGCAGGGTGGCAGCAGCTCGTGGTGGCTACCCTGGTTGTACCCCCCCAGGACGCTGCTCACCCGCTGCTCCGTGCCCCAGGAGGGACCAGGGTGCTGGTGTGGGCGCAGACCCCGTGCCCCCGCCCACTGCCTGGCCCCGCAGGGCACGGAGCAGCCCCCGGAGCTGGAGCCCCCCACGCCGTGGCACCAGCCCGCCTGCACCCGGCTCTGATTCCAGCCCCTGCTCGgttttttccctcccctggGTGACTCAACTCCAGCTAATCCCCCTCGCCCGGCCGGGGTGTTATCTAGGACACGGCGCTGCTCGGAGGCGGCGGAGGAGAGCTGGCTcacgcggcggcggcggcggctggggACTCCCCGAGGCTGCACTGCGGGAGGGGGACGGGGGACAGGGcgcaggggatggggacaggggacaggggcCGGGCTGTCGCGCTCCATCCGCTTGCCAAGCACCCGCCGGGGCAGCGGGACGGCCGGGGCAGCTGTACTTACATAAATGCCCAGATCctgcccccctgccccgtgACATCTCCAAGGAGGGGGACCCACCGTGGGCTGTgtggctctggggacagccaggCTCGCCCCGGTGGCACCGCCACGGCACCGCTGTGGCCACCAGCAGCCTCCTTGCACCGGCCAGCCTGGGGCACGGGACTTGGCCAAGGTCACcgcaggggcagggctggcacagggaCCCCGGACACGTGCTGccacctcccctcctgccccctgctcggggcagcgccgggggctgccggccccccccagtgctgccagcacccggtggcacccatgggtgccagcCCCGCGCCTCCCGTCCTGCAGCAAGGGGCACCCCGAGGGGCAGCCGGAGGGGGACCCGAGCTCCCCGGGGAGCGCAGGGGTCGCCCCCTCCCGGcaccccctcctctgccccccaggCTCCGAGCTCGTACCTTGGTCTTGTTGAGGACGAGCCCGACGAAGGTGGAGACCAGCAGGGACCCCGGCATGGAGGCGCGGGGGCGCAGCTCCTTGTGAAGGTCGGGGAGCGCGGGGGGCTCCTCGGGCAGCGTCACCGTGTACGAGTCCCTCATGGCTCCCCTCCCGGGTGATCTGAGACGGCGAGGGGCGGctgcggccggggggggccACGGGGACCCCCTCTCCTTGGGCCGGCCAAGGTCGGGGGCAGGGGGTCAGGCGGCCGGCCTTGCCGGAGCACCGCCGTGGCCGCGCGGTTGCGGTGCCGGAGCCGGTGCCGGCTCTCGGGGCTGACGGCACCTGAGCAGAGCTCTGACATCAAATGGGTGGagaggcggcagcagcagcagggctccgTGACGGCCAGCCCCCGCCGCACCGCGTGGTACAGCGAGCCGGAGAGCCAAGGGGGCCCGCGAGGGGCGGCCGTGCCCGCCGGCCACGCTCTCGCCACGCCGAGACCACCGGGGAGGAcgcggggagcagccccctgccccctgccctaCAGCTCCCTGCGCTCCGGGGATCCATCCTGCCACCGctgcggggctggagggggtCGGTATCACACAGCAGACCCCCCTCCTGTgccccccagctgctggggagcagcccccagccccagggtgcCCGCAACGGGGCTGCAGCCGAGTGGGATTTGGGATCAGGAGTTGGGATCGCAGGCACACGTGCTCCCCGCAGGGACAGCAATAGGCTCCCCGCGGTGCTGCTTTGGGGGGAACAGCAGGCAGTGCGTAGCCCCCCACTTTGGGGGGCTGCTTTAGGGCCGGGCTCGGAGGTATTTCACTGTCTGCTTCCCTCCACCGAGGCAAAACCCCCGCAAAGCCTGCGTGGGGCGAAGACCCCCCCCAGCTGTGATCGGAGCgcgggggaaactgaggcacggcgcGGGCAgggctccagctctgcccctgcagcaagggcaggtgcggaggctggcagggagcccGGCTCTCCTGCGTCCTCGTCCTGCGCCTGCCTCCGCTTCACCCCGCTGACCGCAGCCGGGCGAGCGCCCGCTGCGTGTGCCCGGGTGTCCTGGGGGGAAATTTCCACGGGCAGGgagcgcagcagggctgctccggGGCTGGACGGAGCCCTCCAGCCTCACCGGGACGGAGGCACCGAGCGGGGGCTGCTTTATCCCGTGCCACCCCCGTGCCGCCCGCAGCCAGCGGTGCTCTGTGCACCGCCGCGCGCATTCGGCACAGCCGGTGGAGGGGCTGGaagcggggtggggggggggaggagggaaggaggctaTTTTTGGCACCAGCAGAAATATCTGAGGAGGCATCTTGCAGCGTTATTCATCTGCAGGGCCTGGGCTTTTTGCATCACAACAGGATGCTTGTCGTAATCCCCGCTTGCGggtatatgtatgtatatatatatataccccCCCCGTGGTGTGTACGCTGTACACACGCAGGGACGCAGCGTGCGCACCCCGCAGGGCTCACGCTGGTGGCGTGGGTGCCCCACAACTTGTGGGTCCCAGCCCGGGCCCtggggcaccccagggtgccgTGCACGCCAGGCTCCGCTCTCGCCCTGCAGCCCAGCGCGCTGCTTGGGGGCAGGATTGGGCCCGCTGCGCGCCCCGGGCGCTGTGTGGGTGCCGGTGCAGAGCTCCCCGGGGATGGGATGTGGCGGCTGAGCCGGCTCCACAGCAAGAGGGGTGGCATTTGGCCACGTCCCGTGCCGAAAATCATGCCCTGGTGACTTCAAGCGCCCTGGGAGCACAGTGCCCTCCAGCTGGAGCAGCGCGTGGGCTCCTGGGGCAAGCTGGAGCCGGAGAGGAAAGGAGCCAGCGACCTGTCCtcagctctcccctccccagcagtgACCTTCTGCCACGGGCAGAGGTTGCCACGGGCCCGGCTGGCACCACgaaggcagggacagggctggccGCAAGCCAGCACCGTCAGCAGCCTGGGATGGGGCTGCGGAGAGCTGCCGGTGTTCCTGTGGGTAGCTCTGGCCTCCCGACCCCGCGTCCACGCAGGGCGGTTAATGGGGCGGCACGGCTCCGGTCCCACCCTTCCCAGCACCACGGCcgctggctgcagcctccccgtGCCCTGTGGAGTGGTAAACTGAGGCACGAGGCCATTGGGGGGGGCACAGCTGGCCGAGGGCACCCTCACGTCCCAGCTGCAGGCTCCTCTGTTTCCTGCAGTGCCAAGGCAGGGGGCGGCTGGGAGCAGGCACGGGGCCAGCCCCTGCCATGCCCTGGCTCCGGCAGGATCGGGTGCTGCCGGCgctgcccccggggccgggTAATGGGGCAGAACTGATGGCAGTGCCGGGGCTGCAACGCGCCCTTGTTTCCGGCACCTGGCATGCCCGCGGGCACCTGCAGCCCATTTTACGACCGGTACGTTCGCTTCCCAGCTTGGGAACGGGGGGGAAAAATGCACAGGAATGGAAAATAGCAGGTGTACGCATTAAAGCACCGGGGAAACCTAAGCCAGTGTCACCGATCCGGcctttcctcctgccctggccctccccagcaccctgtgcCAGCTGCCGAGCCCCCCTCGCCTTTGGCACCCCTTGGGTGGCAGGGGCAGGGTGGGCACGAGGCGGGGGGTACCCAAAATGGGGCACCGACGGAtgctggcagggggctgcagcagcagagaggggtTAAGGCAAGGGAGAGCACTGCTACGaggctgcacagcaccagctgcagctcctggtggcCTCTCTTCCCTGCCCCACACCTCGCTgtgcctccccagccccaccagtgCTTCTGGCTGCTCATGGCAACCCCGCCCAGCACCCTGCTCGCTCCCCAAATTCTCCATCCCATGGCAGGGGCCAGGCCTTGAGGATGCTCCACAGCCCTTTTCCCAGCCCCTTGGGCATGTGGGGgcttgggtgggaagggacagaGCCCCTCGCCCTGCTCTtggggagcagaagggaacCCCCAGCCCTGATCCTCCCCGCTCGGTGGGATGGAGCCGTGGGGAAGCACCGGGCAGGTCAGACCCTGCTCGGGGGGAGACCGACCTTCAGCGTGGGGTGGAAAGAGAGCGGGAGACAGCACGGGCACAGCCTGATGGCTTCTTGGAAGGGAAGCCAAGTGGAAAATtaccaggctgctgctgtgcacgCCTGAGCAGGGCTGCGTGCGTGGTGCCTGCTCCCGGCCCGGTCTGGGGCTCTGGGGATGGTGCAGCGCCGATTTGGACCTGGGGCCCCGAGCGCCACCACCACGTGTGATGGAGCAGCCACTGCTGCCAACGGTGGCCCTTGGAGCcgctggggacagggagcagacAGAACTGGGCCCGCTCAGCCCCGGGCACATCCAGCTGCTTGGGGACACGGCTCCAGCACGGCGCGCACACGTGGCGGTGCATGGAGCGTGCACCCAGGCGGGTTTGCAGACAGACGGCACAAAAACCAGCAGCACCGACGGAGACCCCAAAGGGGAGCGCACGATTTCCTTCAGCCCCCCAGCTCAGCACGAACCCGCACGGCCCACGCACCCCAaccagccctgtcccccccccctcccccccggcGCACCACGTACCGGGGGGTCGGGGGCAGAGGTGCCGCCGTAGCCGTCACTCCTCTCGCAGGGCTGGCTGGCACCGCGGGTGCCGGTGGAGGACAGGGCAGAGCCGAGGGCAGCCTGGGGGGGtccaggggggctgcaggggaagctGTAGTGGCTGCTCTTCCTCCCGCAGCTCTCCAGGTAGTCGCGGACGTAGTCGGAGTGTGCGGCAGCCTGGTACAGACCCTGCAGGGCGCCGAACTCCTGGCGGCCCCGGGCACCGGGGCTGGACACGAAGGCGCTATCCGAGGCGCGCAGCCCCGAAAATTCCTGTGCCAGGTCCGAGTGGCTGATGGATTTGCGGCGGCTGAGGGGCGCTGCGGTGGGCAGGTAgcccggggggctgctgggggtccCCGTGAAGGTGTAGCATGAGCCCCCGCTCAGCCCCCCGCCGGGCGGCCGGGGCTGGGTGCGGATGTAAGCGGGGCTCAGGCGGATGCCGGAGTCGGGGTACAGGGGCAGGCGGCCGCTGTCGTAGCCGCTGGTGGGGGACAGCCCGGCGTGGTGGTACCGGGGGGAGGGCAGGTAGCTGGCTTTGAAGCCGATTTTGTCGCTGTCGGCGTAGGCCGTGGTCAGGGTGGAGCCGTAGGAGGTGTAGGAGCTGTAGCCGCCGGGCACCTTGCCGTAGGTGGTCTCGGCATAGCGCGACGAGTCGACGTACCGCTTCAGCGTGGAGGAGAGCTGGGACATGCTGGAGGCTGGGGCTCAGCGGGCTCGGCTGGAGGCATCGGCTGCAAGAGAAGAGCCTGGGCTTAGCTTTGGGGGGCTACAGCCCGCACAATGGGGTGTCCGCCACCGGCACCCACTGGAGAGACCCTGAGGGGGGCAAGCAGGGAACAACGGGGACCCAGGGGACAGAGAGTGAGGGGTGGCCGTGGCTCCTGCCACCTGCCAGCCCTCCTGGAGAGCTTGGGGCAGCAGGGCACTGCCGGCAGTGCCACCTGGGTGCCTGTGGGCACCTGGCACCACAGGAGGGAgccctggggctctgctgggcaTGGACGGAGGCGATGGGCGCCCATGGGCAGGGGACTGCAGCAGTCACCTCGGCCCTAGCCTTGGCATCCCGGCCACGCTGCCCCATAGCTGTCAGCGCAGAAGTCCTGGCTCTCCATCCCTGCTCCCCATGTGCTGCCTGGTGTCAGGGAGCCACTGAAGTCCTTGCAGCAGCCACAACCCAGccaggggctctgggggctgtggggacagccAGGGGTCACCCCACTGCAGGAGCCTGCCCGTCTCCCCGCCACGCCTGTGCCCAGCCGGCCTGCCATCAATAATTCAGGCCAACCCAGCCCTCGTGGCCCCTGTCACTGAGCACAGCCAGCCCAAAGGGGTGGGTGACAGCACAGCACCGGGTCCCCGTGGGGACTGCTGGCTTCTGCCAT harbors:
- the LOC121058639 gene encoding membrane frizzled-related protein, with the translated sequence MKDFTEITLCPEALDHSKTEFCNPVFEGEEPPETSPDKDRISPASPRDVLGRQLWGQAGWRYRADCRFTWLCVALMSAVLLFLIALLLAIVIHQLTSPRPPTSPAAALPARGTATTTAAPTPRPPPAPQTAATPTRSQLPTASTPPPACGGTLRGPEGSFSSPNHPGPYPPHALCVWRIEVAAGLAIQLRMEAFSVEGTASCLFDRLELYEEQGAGGTDPAPARGGTTRFCGNVVPPTFNTNSNLLRVTFVSDGSVGAPGFSARYRAVAPDEKSCAWDEHLCDRGLCIHLGFVCDGFHDCEDRSDEANCSLKHKECGGPLTALEGHFSTPSHPQPYPHQQLCLWQISVPVGHVVDLRFHNFSLEPHEDCSFDFVEVHDSAGTGAASLMGRFCGHQLPPALTSSRHVMTVLFVADEGVADDGFFATYQARNATEKTCSPAEFSCGNGECRALESVCDGWHDCPDGTDELNCTGVSYPAFGSVCEPVEVEMCLGLGYNATSFPNIWLAIPDQEGAAEVLQDYQTLMELACYQHLRLLICSLFVPKCTPDGGVLQPCRAVCLAAELRCQQSLGLLGILWPINCNILPDSNDPVECFQP
- the USP2 gene encoding ubiquitin carboxyl-terminal hydrolase 2 isoform X1, with translation MSQLSSTLKRYVDSSRYAETTYGKVPGGYSSYTSYGSTLTTAYADSDKIGFKASYLPSPRYHHAGLSPTSGYDSGRLPLYPDSGIRLSPAYIRTQPRPPGGGLSGGSCYTFTGTPSSPPGYLPTAAPLSRRKSISHSDLAQEFSGLRASDSAFVSSPGARGRQEFGALQGLYQAAAHSDYVRDYLESCGRKSSHYSFPCSPPGPPQAALGSALSSTGTRGASQPCERSDGYGGTSAPDPPSSKAVQGLTGLRNLGNTCFMNSILQCLSNTRELRDYCLQNQYLRDLNNNSRMRTALMAEFAKLIQLLWTSSPNDSVSPSEFKTQIQRYAPRFVGYNQQDAQEFLRFLLDGLHGEVNRVLVRPRASADTLDHLPDDEKSRQMWRRYQEREDSRVSDLFVGQLKSSLTCSECGYCSTAFDPFWDLSLPIPKKGYGEVTLMDCLRLFTKEDVLDGDEKPTCCRCKARTRCTKKFSIQKFPKILVLHLKRFSEARIRASKLTTFVNFQLKDLDLREFASQSCNHAVYNLYAVSNHSGTTMGGHYTAYCKSPVSGEWHSFNDSRVTPMSSSHVRSSDAYLLFYELASPSSRM
- the USP2 gene encoding ubiquitin carboxyl-terminal hydrolase 2 isoform X2, encoding MSQLSSTLKRYVDSSRYAETTYGKVPGGYSSYTSYGSTLTTAYADSDKIGFKASYLPSPRYHHAGLSPTSGYDSGRLPLYPDSGIRLSPAYIRTQPRPPGGGLSGGSCYTFTGTPSSPPGYLPTAAPLSRRKSISHSDLAQEFSGLRASDSAFVSSPGARGRQEFGALQGLYQAAAHSDYVRDYLESCGRKSSHYSFPCSPPGPPQAALGSALSSTGTRGASQPCERSDGYGGTSAPDPPSSKAVQGLTGLRNLGNTCLSNTRELRDYCLQNQYLRDLNNNSRMRTALMAEFAKLIQLLWTSSPNDSVSPSEFKTQIQRYAPRFVGYNQQDAQEFLRFLLDGLHGEVNRVLVRPRASADTLDHLPDDEKSRQMWRRYQEREDSRVSDLFVGQLKSSLTCSECGYCSTAFDPFWDLSLPIPKKGYGEVTLMDCLRLFTKEDVLDGDEKPTCCRCKARTRCTKKFSIQKFPKILVLHLKRFSEARIRASKLTTFVNFQLKDLDLREFASQSCNHAVYNLYAVSNHSGTTMGGHYTAYCKSPVSGEWHSFNDSRVTPMSSSHVRSSDAYLLFYELASPSSRM
- the USP2 gene encoding ubiquitin carboxyl-terminal hydrolase 2 isoform X3, whose amino-acid sequence is MRDSYTVTLPEEPPALPDLHKELRPRASMPGSLLVSTFVGLVLNKTKSSKAVQGLTGLRNLGNTCFMNSILQCLSNTRELRDYCLQNQYLRDLNNNSRMRTALMAEFAKLIQLLWTSSPNDSVSPSEFKTQIQRYAPRFVGYNQQDAQEFLRFLLDGLHGEVNRVLVRPRASADTLDHLPDDEKSRQMWRRYQEREDSRVSDLFVGQLKSSLTCSECGYCSTAFDPFWDLSLPIPKKGYGEVTLMDCLRLFTKEDVLDGDEKPTCCRCKARTRCTKKFSIQKFPKILVLHLKRFSEARIRASKLTTFVNFQLKDLDLREFASQSCNHAVYNLYAVSNHSGTTMGGHYTAYCKSPVSGEWHSFNDSRVTPMSSSHVRSSDAYLLFYELASPSSRM